Sequence from the Longimicrobium sp. genome:
CGTGCGTGGGCGCGATGCCGCTGGAGTGGTGGAAGCACTCGCGCAGCGCGTACAGGGGGCTGGTGCCGATGTCGCCGTACACCACGCCCAGCGCACCGAGGGCAAGGGTCAGCAGGTACCTGCCCCTGGGCGCGCCCTCGTGCGGATGCGAAGCGGTCACGTTGTCCGATAGCCGGTTCCGAGCCAGCGCCGCGGGCCGAATCCGATCGGTCCCGCGCGGCTGGTCGTACGTTGCAACCAAGGTGCCGGTTGCGGAGACACACGCCCGGCAAGGCGCGACAAGCTTGCGCCGCTCTCCCGCACCGTCAACGCTTGCGGCGTCGAGGAGAACGGAAAACTGCGGGTGTGGGCGTGTCCCTCCGCTTCGCTCCGGGCCGGGCTGCGCGCGCGGTAGGCAACGATACAACTGTTGCCAACCGCGCCGGGCCCCCGCCGCGCCCCGCATCCGCGCGATCCCCGGCGATGATGCACGCGCGGCGGGTTCCCGGCCCTCCGGGCGCGCATCCCTCACGCATCCGGCGCGAAAATTCCCCGCGGGAGTCCGCGAAGGCGGACTTCGGGCCGTGGTTGCCGCGACTTCAGTCGCCCGTTGCGAATCCGGGCCGAAGCAGAAACCCCTCCCCCGCCCCATCGCGGGAGAGGGGTCCTTGCCCCACCGTCGATCTTCGTCGATCAGGGAGTCAGCGCGGGCGCATCCAAAGCGGCACGGCTTGGCATTCGACGAATCTCCTCAGTCGAATGCGCCCGCCGCGGCGCCTTCCTCGGCGGAGGCGGCCACGCCGCGGATGCCGAGCACCTCCTTCACCTTCTTCTCGATCTCGACGGCCAGGTCCACGTTCTCCTGCAGGAACGCCTTCGCGTTCTCGCGTCCCTGGCCCAGGCGCACGTCGCCGTAGCTGAACCAGGCGCCGGACTTCTGGATCACGTCGTTCTCCACCGCCAGGTCCACGATGATCCCGTAGTGGTCGATGCCGACGTTGAACATGATGTCGAAGTCGGCCTGCTTGAACGGCGGCGCCACCTTGTTCTTCACGATCTTGGCGCGCGTCTTGTTGCCGACCAGCGCCTCCTTGTCCTTGATGCTCCCGATCCGCCGGATGTCGATGCGCAAGCTGGCGTAGAACTTCAGCGCGCGACCGCCCGTCGTGGTCTCGGGGTTGCCGAACATCACCCCGATCTTCTCGCGGATCTGGTTGGTGAAGATCACCGTGGTCTGCGAGCGGTTGATGGCGCCGGTGAGCTTGCGCAGCGCCTGGCTCATCAGCCGCGCCTGCAGCCCCACGTGGCTGTCGCCCATCTCGCCCTCGATCTCGGCGCGTGGAACGAGCGCGGCCACCGAGTCGATCACGATCACGTCCAGCGCGCCCGAGCGCACCAGCACCTCGCAGATCTCCAGCGCCTGCTCGCCCGTGTCGGGCTGCGAGACCAGCAGGTTGTCGACATCCACGCCCAGCTTCCGCGCGTACTCGATGTCGAGCGCGTGCTCGGCGTCGATGAACGCGGCGATCCCGCCCGCCTTCTGCGCGTTGGCGATCACGTGCAGGCAGAGCGTGGTCTTGCCGGAGCTTTCCGGCCCGTAGACCTCGGTGATGCGCCCGCGCGGCACCCCGCCGATGCCGATGGCCGCGTCGAGGTTGATGGCACCGGTGGGAATGGCGCTCACCTTGATCATGGGGCCGTTCACGCCCATGCGCATGATGGAGCCCTTGCCGTACGCCTTCTCGATCGTGCCGATGGCCACGTTCAGGGCCTTCTTCCGGTCGTCGGAGACGATGTCCTTGGTGCTGATCATCGCTTCTGGATCTCTCGTTGGAGGGGGCGTGCTGTGGGCGTCTGAATACCCCGGCCGCGGCGCGCGGTTCCCGAAGAACACCCGAAAGTTTACAGCGCCGGATCGCGGCGCACAAGGGTTTCGTGCGGCCCGGCCGTAAACGTTCGCGGCTCAGGTCAGCAAGGCGTGGATGACCTCTTCGAACGCGGCGGCGGCGCGTTCGATCCCCGCGTCGTCCACGTCCAGGTGGGTGACGGCGCGCAGGCGGCGGGGGCCGAACTGGGTCATCCACACGCCGCGCTCGGCGAGGCCGCGGAGGACGGCGGCGGGGTCCAGCCGCTCGTCGACCAGGTCGATCATCACGATGTTGCTCTGCGGCTTGAGGACGACCGTCACGTCCTGCCGCGCGCAGCGCCGGGCCAGCGCGTCGGCGCGGCGGTGGTCCTCCTCGAGCCGGCCGAGGTTGTGGCGCAGCGCGTGGAGCCCGGCCGCAGCCAGGATCCCCACCTGCCGCATCCCGCCGCCCAGGCGGCGGCGGACGCGCCATGCCTTCTCCATCGTCTCCGCGCTGCCGGCCAGGATGGAGCCGACGGGGGCGCCCAGCCCCTTGGAGAGCGCCACCATCACCGTGTCGGCGTGCGCGGCGTAGGCCGACATGGGGAGCCCGGTGGCCGCGGCCGCGTTGGGAAGGCGCGCGCCGTCGAGATGCACCTTCGCCCCGCGCTCGCGGGCCACCTCGGCCACGGCCTGAAGCTGGACGAGGCGGAGGACGCGCCCGCCGGCGGTGTTGTGCGTGTTCTCCATGCAGACCACGGTCGTCCGCGCGAAGTAGGGCGACGCGGGGCGGATGGCCGCCGCCACCTCGTCGGGCTGCAGCATCCCCGTCCGCGACGGCACGGCGCGGAACTGCACGCCGCCGAACTGCGTCACGGCGCACTCCTCCCAGTTCAGCATGTGGCCGGTGGCGTCGATCACCGCCTCGGTCCCGGGCTCGCCCAGGACGAGCATGGCGGTGGTGTTGGCCATCACGCCGCTGGGGAAGAAGAGCGCGCGCTCCTTGCCCAGCAGCTCGGCGGCGAAGCGCTCCAGCTCGGCGGCCGTGGGGTCGTCGCCCAGCACCGCGTCGCCCACCTGGGCCTCGGCGATCGCGCGGCGCATCTCCGGCGACGGCCGGGTGACGGTGTCGGAGCGCAGGTCGACCGGCTGCTCGGGCGTGCTGGGCGGCATCGGGAACGCTCTCGGAAGATCGGGTGCGGGTACGCCGACAAGATCCCCCGCCGCGCCCCCGGTGACAAGCCCTGCTCCCGCCCGCGCGACGGGGTCCGCGGCCCGTACGCTTCGCCGGAAGTGCGTGAGTGCGGGAG
This genomic interval carries:
- the recA gene encoding recombinase RecA, with amino-acid sequence MISTKDIVSDDRKKALNVAIGTIEKAYGKGSIMRMGVNGPMIKVSAIPTGAINLDAAIGIGGVPRGRITEVYGPESSGKTTLCLHVIANAQKAGGIAAFIDAEHALDIEYARKLGVDVDNLLVSQPDTGEQALEICEVLVRSGALDVIVIDSVAALVPRAEIEGEMGDSHVGLQARLMSQALRKLTGAINRSQTTVIFTNQIREKIGVMFGNPETTTGGRALKFYASLRIDIRRIGSIKDKEALVGNKTRAKIVKNKVAPPFKQADFDIMFNVGIDHYGIIVDLAVENDVIQKSGAWFSYGDVRLGQGRENAKAFLQENVDLAVEIEKKVKEVLGIRGVAASAEEGAAAGAFD
- a CDS encoding GntG family PLP-dependent aldolase, which produces MPPSTPEQPVDLRSDTVTRPSPEMRRAIAEAQVGDAVLGDDPTAAELERFAAELLGKERALFFPSGVMANTTAMLVLGEPGTEAVIDATGHMLNWEECAVTQFGGVQFRAVPSRTGMLQPDEVAAAIRPASPYFARTTVVCMENTHNTAGGRVLRLVQLQAVAEVARERGAKVHLDGARLPNAAAATGLPMSAYAAHADTVMVALSKGLGAPVGSILAGSAETMEKAWRVRRRLGGGMRQVGILAAAGLHALRHNLGRLEEDHRRADALARRCARQDVTVVLKPQSNIVMIDLVDERLDPAAVLRGLAERGVWMTQFGPRRLRAVTHLDVDDAGIERAAAAFEEVIHALLT